The following coding sequences lie in one Arachis stenosperma cultivar V10309 chromosome 5, arast.V10309.gnm1.PFL2, whole genome shotgun sequence genomic window:
- the LOC130979133 gene encoding COP9 signalosome complex subunit 4: protein MESAFASASAITDQRQKIEQYKHILSTVISSNDIVQARRFIDHMLSDDVPLVVSRQLLQTFAQELGRLQPETQKEIAHYTLAQIQPRVVSFEEQVLVIREKLAELYESEEQWSKAAQMLSGIDLDSGMRVIDDKFRLSKCVQIARLYLEDDDAFNAEAFINKASFLVSNSQHEALNLQYKVCYARILDLKRKFLEAALRYYDISQIEKRQIGDEEINEEALEQALSAAVTCTILAAAGPQRSRVLATLYKDERCSKLKIYPILQKVYLERILRKPEIDAFSEELKPHQKALLPDNFTVLDRAMIEHNLLSASKLYTNISFDELGTLLGIPPHKAEKIASRMIYEDRMRGSIDQVEAVIHFDDDTEELQRWDQQIMGLCQSLNDVLDSMAKKGYPVPV from the exons ATGGAGAGTGCTTTTGCGAGTGCTTCTGCCATTACAGACCAGAGGCAAAAGATAGAGCAGTACAAGCACATCCTTTCTACCGTTATTTCTTCCAATGACATTGTTCAAGCTAGGAGATTTATTGACCACA TGTTGTCGGATGATGTCCCATTAGTAGTGTCACGGCAGCTGTTACAAACTTTTGCTCAAGAATTGGGAAGATTACAGCCGGAGACACAGAAAGAGATTGCCCATTACACCCTTGCGCAGATTCAGCCTCGTGTTGTGTCTTTCGAAGAGCAG GTTTTAGTTATTAGAGAGAAGCTTGCAGAGCTTTATGAATCTGAGGAACAATGGTCAAAAGCAGCTCAAATGCTCAGTGGCATTGATCTGGATTCAGGAATGAG GGTTATTGATGATAAATTCAGGTTGTCAAAGTGTGTCCAAATTGCCCGCTTATACCTTGAG GATGATGATGCTTTCAATGCTGAAGCTTTTATTAATAAAGCATCATTTTTGGTTAGCAATAGCCAGCATGAAGCACTGAATTTGCAGTATAAG GTATGCTATGCAAGGATCTTAGATTTGAAGAGGAAATTCTTGGAAGCAGCTTTGCGATATTATGATATATCTCAAATTGAGAAAAGGCAAATAGGGGATGA GGAGATCAATGAGGAAGCCCTTGAGCAAGCTTTATCTGCTGCTGTTACATGCACAATATTGGCAGCTGCAGGACCGCAACGTTCACGTGTTCTTGCAACATTGTACAAG GATGAACGGTGTTCAAAGTTAAAGATCTATCCAATACTGCAGAag GTGTATTTGGAGAGAATTCTTAGAAAGCCCgaaattgatgcattttcagAAGAATTGAAACCACATCAG AAAGCTCTTCTTCCAGATAATTTCACTGTGCTGGACCGTGCTATGATTGAACATAACCTTCTGAGTGCAAGCAAACTGTATACCAATATAAG CTTTGATGAGCTAGGGACGCTTTTGGGGATCCCACCTCACAAG GCCGAGAAGATAGCATCAAGAATGATTTATGAGGATAGGATGAGGGGGTCTATTGATCAG GTTGAAGCTGTTATACATTTTGATGATGATACTGAAGAGTTGCAACGATGGGACCAGCAG ATTATGGGTCTTTGTCAGTCTCTCAACGATGTTTTGGATAGCATGGCCAAGAAGGGGTACCCAGTGCCTGTTTAA